CCTTTAAGTCTCCGGGTAGCAGCACACACTTTACTGGTATCGGGCTAGTAGGAGGTAcctgggtctgcacaaaagatatgtgcagaagagtagaatgagtacaccacaatagtACCCAgcaagtgccaagtctaacctcgatagagtagtgacgaggtcaggtcagggccctactagaaTATAATAAATAAGGCAGAAGATATAACAATATAATGAAAAGAGTGAGAGGTTAACAATAAGAAATTTACAGAAAGGTAACAGCACAGCACATAGGGGTAAACAATAGGGCCACTtttgaggtaccgcctcgtaatCTCAAAAGTAAATACTCAACAGGGAAGCTCCCGAGATACCGcgtcgtagtcccaaaagtaaatatgcaatagGGGAGCTCCTGAGGTACCTCCTCGGAGTCCCCCCTCTATCCTACTATGTTGTTATTCTGTATTTCCTTAGACTCTGATGTATAGAGACACTTAAAATTTctcttagaagcttgtgacttatTCCTACTAGGTTTTGGGAGTTGTTTATACGCGAGCTGTTGGTTCACTTGTATATGACGAGCGGCAGTTTTCAGTATTATATATATCTGCAAAGTTCAGTCgttatttctattattatttcgGTTATTCtaaaattgttaggcttacctagttttagagactaggttccGTTGCGAAATCTTACGGAgcaaaatttgggtcgtgacaaacatcCATATAAATATTGAGTCATGCTAAAAATATAATTCACCCGCTTCAAAGAAATCAGGGATCAAGAGGTTCCTATGTATCATGTCGCCGAATAATGATTCCTTACTATGTATGTGGTAggtaaaaaataagaaaatcctACTTCATCAAGGATAAGAAGGTAAGAAAGGGTTGGCATTCCTTACATAGGCATGCATTTACAAGGGTGACAGTTTAATGTCAAGGTGAACGGATAAATATCATCATCCTTAAAATTATTGCAGTGGTAGTATTCCCCTGAGATTTATATGCTATCACTTGGGTAATAAACATCATAAATTACATAGACTCTAAGAATTGAGACAAAAGAACATTCGACCTAAATAATATTCATCAAAGATCAATTGCAGCTAATGCTTAAATCAATTTGCAAGTTATAGGCATCAATCTAATGTCAATCCGAGTATGTGGATTGATCTCCACTTGGTACTCCCTCGTCGAAATTGGAATAGCTTTCATCTTCTAATTCACTTAATTGTTAATATccataaaaaaaatatcaaagaGCATTCGATAGTGAATTTTATTCAATAAAAATTCAACAGGTTTATGACTTCACTATATTTTATACTAGTAGAAAACAAGTTTTGCTATAAGAATATTAGTAATTGCTGGATTAATGTTATAACTTAGTGATAATACCCTGTTTGAATCTCATTTTACACTCTTGCTCTCTCCATAACATGTATCGATGTAAGTTATTGGGTATACTGCTAGGCTCCATCAGACCACCTATGAGTAATTCAGTATAATTACTTAGAAGATGAATGAACTTCTTGTAACGTTGTTAAATTAGCCAAAAAGTAGACATAACAAAGGAAATTCTAGTTTTTTGCTTGGACACGAGCAAATGGTGTGACTGTTAATTATGCTCATACAGAGGATCTTTCAAAAATTTGAATCTTAATATCACTACTATATATAAGGTACTTTTGTGTCTTAAGGCTTCATAATAAATACAAGTCTAAGGCCGTCAAAAAATTATTTAGGATGAATAATACTAGTCTAACCACTTTTAGGaataatttggcagtaaaaatTAAGATTTTAATTGCCAACATATTCAAGTTCCTTTTATGATGATACCAGATAAAATTTATGATGAAAGAGGAATGGGATGTCAACCACTAACCACAACTATAAGCAGTCCCTCTCATGTAATTAAGATTAATCAAACAATAATAGAAACTCATTCTTcctcctcttctctttttctctctctctctctctctctctctctctctctctctctctctctatgtcTCTCTCAGCTGCTCTTCTCATCTATATGTCATTGTaccttgaagatttgaaggattttatcatggtatcagagcagcgGTCTTAAGATTCATAGCTCTGATCGGAATTCCGCCATAAATTGGAAGAACAAGGCACTGACGAAGCTCCGATTTGAGCAGCCATGGCTGAAAATAAAGTTGTTTCACTTGATCAAAATCATCCACTATTTTTACAAGCTGGAGACACTCCAGAACTCGTGTTGATACCGCTCAAACTCACTATGCCAAAATATTATGCCCTTTGGAGTAGAGCGATGAAATTAGCATTGCGAGGAAAAAGCAAGCTTGGCATTGTAGACGGTACTTGTGTGAAAAGAAATTATAGAAGAGAATTAGCAGAGCAATGAGAAAAATGCAATGTTATTGTTCTATCATGGAATGGAAGCACAGTGTCGAGTGAATTGATGTCAAGTATTGTGTATTCATCAAATGCAAAGAAAGTTTGGAATGATTCCCAAGAGAGATCTGACAGATCTAATCTCACCAGAATATATCATATGTGGACTGCAATTGTGACTCTAAGGAAAGATACTAATTCAATTACTAGCTATTATTCAAAAATGAAGGATATATGGGATGAACTTGATATATTGGCCCCTTTGCCCTCTTGTGATTGTGAGGAATCCAGGCTTTCTGTAGATCACTTGAAAAACATAAGGTTGTTGCAATTCCTTATGGGATTAAACGATAGTTATAGCAATATACACAACAATGTATTGGTAAAAAGGTCGGTTGTAACTGTTAATGAGGCTTATACAATAATTAGTCAAGAGGAGAGTCAAAAGACCTTAGGTGTTATAGATTCACACAAAGATCCACTTACAATATTAGCAGGAAAAGGTCAAGACTTTAGACCTAGAAAGCATGGCTTAATTTGTGAGTATTGTAGGTATAAAGGACATCTAAAGGAGAATTGATTTATGATAATTGGATATCCACCTGATTTTAAAAGCAAGAAGAACTGCAAATGTAAATACAACTACTGCAAAGGAAGAGAGAGAAATGCCAGCTATTCAATCACCAGGTCAATTTTTCACAGAAGAGAAATACAAGCAGTTGGCTAGTCTGCTATCAAAGACTAGTGCAGGGTACTGTTCTGCAAATATGTCAGGTATAATCTCTCTATTGTCCACTGCAGCTGTGTGATTAGGTAATAGATTCAGGGGCAACACATCACCTACTGTAAAGATGTTTTAAGGGATATTAAAAGTGTTATAACCAAGGAATACATAGAGTGCAAGTACCTACATGAAACAAGTAAAAAATACCCATACAGGAAATGCAACCATACTAGAAAATAATACAGTCAAGAATGTATTGTATATGCCAGACTTTAAGTTCAACCTACTATCAGTATCTAAACTCATTGGAGACCTATGTTGTTCTATCAGTTTTTTCCCTGATTTCTGTATGTTTCAGGATATTTACAGTGGTAGCGTGAAGGGGATTGGTAAAGAGAACAATAGGTTATACCTACTGAAAGAGAACATAACACTAGCAGCATCAAGATTTTTGTAAAGAAAGGAATTGACACTGAGCTTTGGCATCTAAGACTAGGATATGCATCAACAAAGTCCATGGAGAATATACTAGAACTAAAGAATAAAGTTGATTCTCAGGTTCAACAAAACTATGAAGTTTGTCCTTTGGCTAAGCAATGTAGGTTGAAGTTTCCTATTATTAGTACTAAATCTACTAGTTGTTTTCAATTAGTCCATCTAGATGTTTGGAGATCTCATAAAGCCCCTAATTATGATAGAAAAAATTAGTCTGTCATCATTGAAGATGACTAAAGTATATACACTTTGGTATGCCTGATTCAATCAAAATGTGAAGTAGCTATTGTAATAATAAACTTTGTTACAATAATAAAAATCAATCTGATGTTACTATTAAGGTGTTGAGATCAGATAATGGTACATAATTCTTTAATTCTCAATGTAATAAATTACTGGCCTCTCTTGGCATCATACACTAAAGCAGTTTCTCAtacactccacaacaaaatgggacTTAGAGAAAATATAGACATATTTTACAAGTAGCAAGAGCCCTGAAATTTCAGAGTTCAATAACAATGAGATTTTGGGGAAACTGCATTAAAATTGTTGTATATTTGATTAATAAACTGCCTACTGAGATATTGGAAGGGAAATGCCCCTATGAGATATTGCATAATAAGCTTGCTAAGTTAGACAATCTGAGGGTGTTTGGGTGTTTGTGCTTTGCAAGCAATTTACTAGGAGGAGATAAATTCACAGCTAGAGCAAATAAATGTGTCTTTATAGGCTACTCTGAGACTCAGAAGGACAGCGGGTTATATGACTTGGACTCTAAAGGAGACATGGTAAGCAAAGCTATCATATTTAGGGAACATCTCTTCCTTTTAAAGAAGGGTTAGATACAAGTGAAGATCCATTTCCATATGAATCAGTTATGGTTGTTCCTGAAGAGTCAGTGATTAGAAATTGGAATTATAAATCACAGGATCAGATTTCTACTGATAATCCTAGGGATGCCACTGATGCAATCAACACTACATCAAGGGCTGTTGAACCATCTGTCATACCTTCAACAACTTCATCAACAGTTGCACTAGAACCACAAGTAGAGCTAGCTGCACAAATGTCATAGCTGCCTATTATGCAGGAACCAGGTTCAGACCATATGGATCACCAACAATAGCCAGAAGTTCAATTAGAGGAGGAACCATATGAAGGAACAACACATGAAGAGCATCTGTAGTACACACTAGAAAGTCTAGCAGAGCCTCTAAACCTTCCATTTGGCTCAAGGATTAAGTGACTACAGCCATGCCAAATAAAGAAACACCTTACTGTATTTCCAATTTCATCACCTATGATCATCTTTCTGATAACTACAAATACTTTTTGGGGTCCTTCTCAGAAACTACTGAACCAAAGTCCTTCAAGGAAGTATGTCTTGACAAAGCATGAATGGAATCAATGGAAGCGGAAATCAAAGCACTTAAGGACAATGCAACATGGGAAGTGATAGATATTCCTGCTGGCAAAAGAGCTATAGCTTCAAAATGGGTGTTGAAAATTAAATACAAGACAAATAAAGATATGGAGAGGTATAAAGCAAGGTAGTAGCCAAAGGCTACACACAACAAGAAGACCAATTACCATGAAACCTTCTCACCTGTTGCAAGAATGGTCCCTATCAGGACCATCATCACTATAGCAGCTTCTAAAGAGTGGAATCTTTTCCAAATGGATGTGAATAATGCTTTTCTGTAGGGTGATATGTATGAGGAAGTATACATGTGCTTGAATCAAGGTTTCCACAAGCAAAGGGAGCATAAGGTGTGTAGGTTGTTAAAATCAATGTATGGGTTAAAGCAGGCTTTAAGACAGTGGAACATTAAATTGATAGAGGCACCTTTAGCAGCTAGATGCACAGAGCCCTTATGATCACTCATTGCTCACCAAAAGGGCAGAATCAGATATTGTCATTATCTTAGTCTATGTAGATAACTTGCTCATCACTGGTAATAGTACTGCACTTGTGGAGGCAGCTAAACAGACATTACATAATTCATTCAAAGTGAAACATCTAGGAGAATTTAGGTATTTTCTAGCTATTGAAGTTCTGAGGTCAGACAAAGGAGTTGCTCACTCAAAGGAAGTATGCACTTCAACTAATCTGAGATATTGGACTTGTTGTAGCTAAATCTGTTGACACCCCTATGGAACTTAATTAGAAGTTTACTACCATCACTATGACAAACATGTTAGTCACATTAGAGATGCAGAATTGCAAGATGTGGGAAGCTATCAAAGACTCATTGGAAAGATTCTCTACTTAACAATTACTAGACCAGATCTATGTTTTACAGTTCAAGTGTTAGGTCAGTTTATGTAGCATCCCAAATAGTCTCATTGGTATGCTGCCCTGCGAGTGGTCAGATATGTTTAAAGTACCCCAGGTCTTGGCATTCTACTACACAATTCTCCAATATATCACCTTTTTGTTTATTGTGATCTGATTGGGTAAGGTGTCCAAATGCTAGGAGATCAGTGACTGGATACATTGTCAAACTTGAGGACTCATTGCTCTCATGGAAATCAAAGAAACAACCTATAGTTAGTAGGAGTTCAACTTAGGCACAATATTGAAGCCTTGCAGCAGTAGCTGCTGCAAAGATCACTTGGTGTTAGGATTGCTTAAGGAGCTGCAGATTCTAATTCATGTCCCAGCTATTTTGTACTGTGATAGCAAGGCAGCTTTATAAATAGCTGCTAATCCCATTTTTCACGAACGGACCAAGCATATCGAGATCGATTTCCATTTTATGCGTCAAAAAAACCAAACCATGTTTGATCAGTCCTCAACACATCTTCACTAATCTACAATTGGAAAATTTATGACCAAAGGCCTTAGTTCAGCACAACATCACTTCCTCTTATCCAAACTTGGAGTGTTTGATGTCTTTCGCCTTCTAGCTTGATGGGGATTATTGATATACAATAATATATACATGTATAGATATAGTAGTGTATATTGTAGAAGTCTAGAAGTGTGGGGTCATTATGTAGTCTCTGGAACTTAGGCGGTTAAGTGGTTAGTAGGTTATGAGCTATCAATCACTAACCACAACTATAACCAGCTCCTCTCTTGTAATTGAGATCAATCGAATAGTAATAGAAactccttcttcctcttcttctctttctcAGCTACTCTTCTCATTTGCATGTTATTCTACCTTGAAGATCTAAAGGATTTTATCACATGTTGGCTTAAGAATTAGTTAAATTAACAAGATTTCACATTCATGTTTTAAGAGTTAAGACTTGTTCCTTTTTTCGGCAATTGTATCTTCACGGTTTTAATTTCTAATGCTTAATCCATCATTTAATTTAAGAACTAAGCATTGGTTGGATCTTTCATTTTTGGTACGATCATAAAGTATGTTATATAGTGGTATGTATGTCTCTTTCTGTATTTACATGAAAATAACTATGAGTCCTATTATCAACTAAATTATAGAAGAAAGTAACTAGTGGCAGATTATAACTCCTTGCTTTTATCGTTGTTAGACATAACTTATTTCACGATATAATAAATTGCAATCTCTTGGTATTAGATACATGATTGACGTGTACTTTTCATAGTTTCCAGAATGTATGTGCATCgtattaaactattaaaatttgattatgcaaaagtttttttatatatatgacTAAAAAAATCAACATATATTGTCTACCATGAAAATAGTTTCTTTTACAATTAATAAGGAAGACGAAATTTCTTTAACAAAGCCTTTTGTTGAGCAACTCCAGAAGTGCAGTGTCTATGTCTCTTAAATATTAATAAAGCACGGTTATTGGAAGTTGTGTTGTATTATAAATGCCTTCAAGTCCTAGCACACTATGAGGGTAGGACAGCATGTTCATGTTCCGGTGCACCATGATAATAAGATGTTGGGTTAGAGTCCTAATGTCTTATGGTTTAATATGCTTTTATAATGGTAAGACATTGGATTCGAGTCCTAATGCATcatattgatgatattatgatgACTAAGTTAAAATAATGTGCTTTAGATAAAAAGCGCATCCCACTGGATATGCTCTATTCTCTAAAGTGAATATGGTAACAATGCATAATAAGTATAAATGAAGATAACTGGTTGACGAATGAATATTGATGTGGCAAATGACAAAATAATAATAGTCATCATTGTGGTAATTATAAAAAGGAAGAACAATAATGGTTCTCAAAATATATCCTTTAAAGTGAAGGTAATATTTACCATCAAATTagtatgaaaaaaataataaagaatgTCACGATAATTATGCTCcattctttgaaaaaaatgtaacttgtgataagcattgagaatgcagaCTCATTCCTGAAGGTGAATGTGGAAATATATAATAAAAGTAATGAATAAAGATGCGCAATACATGATTGgatgaataccacacaactcacttCTAAGGAAGGTttgaatgaaataaaaaaaataaatatcatTGTGTGGTTGCATGAATATGTCATCGATCGTGTACTCATGAtacaatagaaatattttttcagaccttataaaatattattaaatgCAAAAGTAAAGAGAGAATGAGTCTTGCCTATAATAATTTTAACCATGGCAATTATAATATAGTATTATGTGGCGGAAATATGCACCACTTGGATGGTGTGATGAAAGATCTTATAGTACAAAATTATTTGAGAACCCCGGAAGAGCAAATCTAGTACTATTTTCGAGGAATGAAATTGATTATGAATAAAGAATTATATTATAGCAAGTCACAAGGAAACTTATTGAGTTTCTAAGAtattagtgtcacgaccctaatttCCTTCAGTAAGACGTCGTGACGAAACCTAGCCTCTATGACTGGCTAAGCCTAACAAATATACGGAATACtgaaataataatttaaatagCGACATCAACAACTATATAGATAAAAACTACCATTCAACATATACAAATCCCAAAATCTGGTGAAATATAAGCCACAAGCTCTAGATACAGTGTGGAATGCTCCTATACATCACTATCTATAAGataaaaggaaataagaagaagaacATGATAGAAGAGGACTCTGAGGCATGTGTACGCCGgcaggtgtaccttgaagtctccaagcaaCAACACAATGCTCTAATATCAAGGCTGGTAGGATGTACCTAGGTTTGtacaaaaagatgtgcagaagcgtggtatgagtacaccatgacggtacccagtaagtatcaagtctaacctcggtagagtagtgacgaggtcagttCAGCGCCCTACAGAAAATAATAAGAAAACAAGGCAGAAGATGTAATAATATAATGAAATGATAGAGCagtgaaataataataatttacgGAAGGTAATAACACGAAGTCAAGAAAGACAAGTACAACATGAGAGAAAAACAAAGATCTTGCAAGATAAAGAAAGGCAACAACAACCAAGCAAATAGAGGAAATCAACAAGGTCACTCCCGAGGTATC
This sequence is a window from Nicotiana sylvestris chromosome 3, ASM39365v2, whole genome shotgun sequence. Protein-coding genes within it:
- the LOC138888399 gene encoding uncharacterized protein, with the protein product MAENKVVSLDQNHPLFLQAGDTPELVLIPLKLTMPKYYALWSRAMKLALRGKSKLGIVDVSSELMSSIVYSSNAKKVWNDSQERSDRSNLTRIYHMWTAIVTLRKDTNSITSYYSKMKDIWDELDILAPLPSCDCEESRLSVDHLKNIRLLQFLMGLNDSYSNIHNNVLVKRSVVTVNEAYTIISQEESQKTLGVIDSHKDPLTILAGKARRTANVNTTTAKEEREMPAIQSPGQFFTEEKYKQLASLLSKTSAGYCSANMSGIISLLSTAADIYSGSVKGIGKENNRLYLLKENITLAASRFL
- the LOC138888400 gene encoding uncharacterized protein, whose protein sequence is MPNKETPYCISNFITYDHLSDNYKYFLGSFSETTEPKSFKEGDMYEEVYMCLNQGFHKQREHKLDAQSPYDHSLLTKRAESDIVIILVYVDNLLITGNSTALVEAAKQTLHNSFKVKHLGEFRYFLAIEVLRSDKGVAHSKEVCTSTNLRYWTCCS